The genomic DNA GTACGTGGTTGAATGGAGGTCGGGGTCAGCCATGACTGCAGTAGATGGGCCCCGGCCTGTTGTATTCCTGAGCCTGCAGGGCTCCCTCCCTGAACCAGATCTTTGGAATTTTGTTTCAAGGATTTACCAGTTTTTCTAGTGTCAGGAAAAGGGAAGGTGGTACCTAGTAGCGACTACATTCTCCTACGAAAGTGAGTTGGTGAGGTTTTAGGCCTCTGACTGTTGTAATCTCTCCTCTCAGGCCCCTCGCCGTTCCCCAGCCAACAAGCTCCTCCCTCAGTGATACCTGGGGCAGTGCCAGGCAGCGGGCACCCAGGCATGGCGGGTAATGCTCCTTTGGGTCTGCCTTTCGGcatgctgcctcctcctcctcctcctgctccatcTATCCTCCCATTTGGTAGTCTAGCTGACTCCATCAGTATTAACCTGCCTCCTCCTAACCTGCATGGGCATCATCACCATCTCCCATTCGCCCCGGGCACTCTCCCCCCACCTAACCTGCCTGTGTCCATGGCGAACCCTCTACACCCTAACCTGCCGGCGACCACCACCATGCCATCCTCCTTGCCTCTGGGGCCGGGGCTCGGATCCGccgcagcccagagccctgccatTGTGGCAGCTGTTCAGGGCAACCTCCTGCCCAGTGCCAGCCCACTGCCAGGTGAGAAGGGTCCTGGAGGGGAGAAGGGTGAGGGAAAGGGGTCCACGTGGAGGgatggagggcaggtggggaagggctCCAGTACTAGTACTTCCACAGTCCTTTCTGAATGCTCTGGTAAAGTTAGAATCCAGGAGGAAGGGCCTCTCTGGTGTCCTCCACCATCCCCCAGCCTGGCAGCTGCCACCTCTGGGATGACGTTGGGGCCTTTCACTGGTGGGTCATGGAGGAGTCCTGTGGCACAGAGCACCTCAGTAGTAAATTTGAGAGACGGCTGCCTGTTTGCATGACTATTGGTGTCCCTCTGCTTGTCCTGTCACGCTCAAATGCCCCCTTTACCTGTCGGGGCTGGAGGAGGGTGTGGGTTATTTTCAGTGAGGGGAGAGGGGACTGGGGAAAGGAAGCTGTATGTCATGGgcactccatccatccatccacccgctGCATGCCATGCCCAGTTCTGGTGTCTGGAGGCCTGGGTGTGGAGCCCTCTCTCCTGCTCACCCTAGCTGATTCATCTTCCTTTTCTCCACAGACCCAAGCACCCCCCTGCCTCCAGACCCCACAGCCCCGAGCCCAGGCACAGTCACCCCTGTGCCACCTCCACAGTGAGGAGCCAGCCAGACATCTCTCCCCCTCACCCCATGGAGATCCAGGTTCCAGGAacagccctccccccaccatTGGGACCCTTCCCCAGCCTAGAGTTCATAACTATGTAAGGAAAtctcctcctgcccctccagTGCTCCCACCATGCCTGTCAGGCATGATTTTAATATCGGAGTATTCAAGGACTTCTGTTTAAAAGATGTTTCTAATGGCTGAGACAGAGCATAGGATGGGAACGTGCCCCAGAGGAGGGGATGGAGGAAGGAGTTCATACAAGGTTCTAATTAACCACTTCTAAGGGTGTACCCCTCAAAACTCCATTTTTTTATGGGGAGAAAAAACTTTTAAGAGTTAAAAAGCCACATTGGAACTCCTTGTAcccactaaaaaaaaatgaaccaacTTTTACATTTTGTGGAGAAGGGAGGTGACAGTTTTAGGAAAGGTTCTGGGGATAGAATAGGGTGCTGAATCTGTCTCCTCTAGCCGTTGTTACTGACGAGCCACCCCTCCTCCAGTTTGCTCCTCTAATCTCTCCTACTGCTTCCTCAGTGTTGCTGTTAGGCCACCCCAGGTCAGCTAATAACCCTTTCCCCTCTGAATGTCAGTCTTGTTTTTAAATTACCTTCATAGTTTATGCCAGCATATGtgcggtgggggagggggcatATCCTGGACACCCCTGTGGCAGGTAATCAGAGGAAGGAGGCACCTGGGCCCTATCAGTGGACTCCTGAAGACATGGAAAGGGGAACTGTGAGATGGAGGGGGGCCTAAAAACCtgaaattttcaaaaagcacttaagCACCTCCTTATAATATGACTTGGTGGGTCAACCCCCAACTTCTTCCCTCTCCTAAGACCATCAGAACCTCAACTGGTAGCCAGGGGTTCCCTGGAATTTGGGGGCAGCAGGTGAGAGAAGCGTGACCTAGGGCAGTACCAGCCCCCGGGGGGTGGCTGGGCTCTGCCCCACAAATTCCAGTGCCTCCTGTACCAGTTCTCCCCTTCATCCCTGATGTGAAGGCAAACATAATTCTAGGCTCCACCAATTCTTGGTCCCTCCCCACCAGGCCTTGGTTCCTCATGTTCCTGTTCCTCTTCTGTGTGTTAGCAACTTTCTTCTGTTCAAAAGTTCTCTGtaaattttctttacttttttttttatatataaattaatttgcTTTCAGTTCCATTTTGTGGGTGCCTTCTGTTCTTACCTGTGGCTGTCAGGCAGGCGGGCAGGGCTGAAGCCCTTCCCTGGGGCATTCACCTGAGCTGGAGACACCAGGCCTGTCTCCACAACAGGCTGAAGGCAGCCCAGCTGTCAGGACTGGGTGCTGGGCAGAAGCTGGGCAGAGGCCCTTACCTGCCCTAAAAATAGCACTCTTAAGACTTGGAAGGACATCCTCACAACCTGGAGACTTGTATATTTATTCTTTCAGAAGTAATTCAGGTTTCATTCCTTCCCTTATTAGGTAGGCAGGGAGAAGGCAGGCATCCCTTCTACTTCTGTTATTACTGGCCCCTAGCCCTGCCAATGTGACATGACAGACAGGCTCAGGCAGAGCTAATACAGCCTAGCTTTAGGTCCAGTAACACTCCCAGCTTCCCCCACACAATGCCTTCATTGCTTGGGAGGGTTGAGGGCTTGGTTTAACCAGGCAGAGGGCATGGAGAAGACTTGGCCTGATATGGGATGGAACAAGGACAGCCAACCTTGATCCTATAGGGATTTATGGCTTCGCTAACCTAACCCCAACCCCAAACGGCAGCCTTTGTAGCATGTTAAGAATGGGCTGGCGTTTTTTAAACAAGGCAAAGATGACTTCCCCAACTTCCCCCAAACCATAGTCCATTGACCCTGGACTGTCTGTCTCTCCCCTTTACCCTGCTTAGGAAAGCAGAACTGAATTTAGGATACAGCAAGTTTATTTGGTGAGTGCTGACAGCAAATATCCAAGAGACAAGCTGGGAAAGGTGCTGTGAAAGGGAACCTAGGAAGCCTTTGGGGCCACACAGTCTCACACATGGCTCCAGGCACACGCAGAATGTCCTCAGCCATTCAGCACCATGCGGACGAGCTCTGTGGAAAGGAGAGGGGTGAACCAGGGAGCAGGACCAACGGAGGGGTCCACCAGGGGCCAGGAAACCGCAAGAGCACAAGGGTAGCAGCATAGGAAGGGATGTGCCTGCAGCAACCAACCTTGAAGTCTGGTTCACAGAGGAGCTACCTTGAGTCTCACCAGTTCTCTTGGCCCCCAGCTCCCCTCCCACCAGCTGTTAGTCCCTCCCAACCCCTGAGCAGCGAGAACACAGCAGAGGCAGAAAAGGTCTCAACTACACCTACAGCTACTGCCAGCCACTGGCAGAAGACAGTGTTTGGGGTTCAGGTACCTCCAAGCTGCCCAGCAGAAGGCTCTTCAACTACAGCAGTGCAGTGGAGCAGGCAACCCACCCCCCCATGCCAACCGCCTGTGCTCCGAGGCCAAAGGAGCACCCTAAAGCAAGACGGGGATAAGCTGGTGTGAGCTCCCAGACACCAGCACAAGGGGCCCTGTAAGCAAAAGTTCAACACCTGTTCTAGACAGGAGGTAATGCAACCCCGGGATGTCTTCCTCTTTGAGGAacccctctccacccctccccactcaGCTCCATGCAGAAACATGCCAGGAGGAAGTCAAATGGTAGTAGAGGAAGGGCAGAGGCTAGAGAAAGATTGGGAAGAAAAACACTGGGAAGATCAACTACAGAAGAGAAGGCTGGGAGGAGCCGTACCCGCCCCACGGCCCGTCACCCCGACAGGATATGCCTCACAAATGCTGCAAGAAGGAAGAGACAATGGTGAAGACAAGACACAGGCATGGGGTGAAGGGGTCAGGCGGTGGGAGAACAGACATTCCACTTATTTTACTTTCCATCCCTTCCCCACCCTTCACCCAACATCACTCCTTTTCCCATCAAACCCCTCTAACCTCCCactcctgggctgggctggaccCTGCACCCTGCCTCCTGCCACTTTTCAGAGCCCAGGGGCAGGGACAGGAAACCCCAAATGCTGTGCATGATCTGCCCCACATGGCTATTTCCTCCATAAGGGCCCCAACTCTTCCCTCACCTTCATAGTTGATACAGCCATTGCTGTCTTCGTGCCCTGCCACTAACATTTCCACTTCTTCCTCTGTCATCTTCTCACCTGTAGAGGGAAAAAATCAAGCACACTTACACTTGGGGAATTGGGTGACAGCTGTGTATCTGGTGGTGCCTCAGCTCAAGGTGCAAGTGCATACATAACCTTACCAAGAGTAACGAGAACATGCCGAATTTCAGCACCCATGACAGTGCCATTCCCTTCCTTGTCAAACACCCGAAGGCCTTCGACGTAGTCCTCATAGGTGCCCTGATCCTTGTTCTTGGCCACAGTCTGCAGCATGGGCAGGAAGTGCTCAAAGTCCAGCACCTTCACATTCATCTCTGCCATAAAATGAGGCAGGAAAGCACACAGGTTCTCAGGGCTGAGGGCATTAGGGATCACACCTGAAAAGACACCTCCCACCTGAGGCGGGGGAGTCTATGGAGTTTGCTAGTTGAGACAAGACCTGCTTGAGTCTGGGGCCTAGGAAAACAAATGGAAGCTCTTGGTTGAAGAACTATGGGCCCAACACCACACTGAGGAATTGTTTTTAAGGAACCTCACCATCACTCTTGGGGTTCCCCAGGACCTTGAGCACCTCGGCGTTGGTGGGGTTCtggcccagggccctcatcaCATCCCCACACTGGCTGTACAGGATCTTGCCATCCCCTGTTCTGTCAAACAGCTGGAAGGCCTCCTTGAACTCTGAGGATTCAGTAAAACAGCATGCAGGAGTTAACGCAaaccctccctcagcccctgctGCCCAGCCAACTTTATCATGCTGGGGAAACCAGATATTTATACTATTGTACACCCAAGTCCACTAAGAGGGATCCAGTGTCCCTTCCTCCCAACTCAGGTGTCCCACAGAGCATTCCTGCCCCCTTAGCAGAGTGGTAACATCCACTCACACAAACCCTCTGCGTATGACAAGCCCGCCCAGTCTCCTCTCTACACAGGGCAGGAATTTGCCACCGCCCTGCCTGGGTCCTGTCCTTATAAGGAAGTGggagcagcagccagggactgGGGTCATCCAGCCTGCCACTTCCCACCCCTCCGGTATAGAAAGAGACCTTTCAGAGAGTACAGCTACAAACAAAGTTCCTCAGCAAACTTCCCTGTCCCTATTTTCACAAAGTACCAGGTCACTGCTTTTTACAGTCTTCACAATTcaagctgggggtgggtgggaaggagagagttatcaaaggaagagagaaaaggcagaagCAGCTGATTAAGGAACACTGGGGTGCGGGCAGCTTGAACCCTCCCCAAGCCCCACACACAGCAGGCATTAAGGTGACCAAGTTGTTTCACGTACCCACACCACCTAAAACTCACTCAGGGCTTGGGGCTCAGATCTAGAgtggaaggggagggaggaagaaagagtgagaaaagaaaatggaggacataaaaggagggagaagggaacccAGAAGGTACTCCCCCGAGGGTGCAGAAGGGAAGACAGGTTGTGGGTAAGGGCCAGATGCTAGATGGAATGACCCCCTCCTTAAGCATGACCTCAGCAGGGGTCACATTTTACCTACCTGCGGTCTGGTCCTCGGTGAAGTCACACTGCTCAGAGAAGGGAGCGGTGAGCATCGGAACTCCAAACCCCCAAGCTTCTATCCACCCCCACCAAATCCTGTTCCATGCTGGGAACTCGCTTCCCCATACTTTCCAACCCCACCTCCAACCTTCCAAGCCCTCAAGGTTCTTTTCGCCCCCTACCTCTGCCTTCTCTTTACCCCCCAGCCCCGGCTTCCCAACTTCCGCCCCAAAGCCCGCTCATCCTTTCAGGCCCGGGCCCCACCATCTCGAAGACCCAGCTCTGCGGAATCTTTTTCCTGCAGTAATGGCTCCGGCTCCTAGCCTAACCCCGGCCTTAGTACGTCCCGATGACGTTACCCCAACTGACCCAGCCAATGGGAACTCCGGCCGGGGCTCATGCAAATCATTGCACAGTAGTAACGTGGGGGGCGAGGCCCGCCGCAGTCCATCTCTCCAGAACAGACGGCCGGGCAACAGGAAGAGGGCGGGCTGGGCGCGCGGACCGGCCGCTCAGAGCGGTGAGGAGGTGGGAGGACTTGGGAGCGTGGGGAGGAGAGTCTcactcctcctcccttcccctccactCAAGAAAGCAACAGTCGGAGGCCAGGGAGGAACcgtctctttatttttaaacaataggTGGCCTCCTAGTGGCAGGAACGTGTTTCCGCCCGCGCGGGCGCCCAAGGTGTGACCCCGCTGCATCTGCGGAGAAAGATGAAAGTTGCCGCGCTCGCAGCACGACAGAAAATGCCTTTCCCGGATTTCTGCCCTGGCTGAGGAACGTAAGGAGACTTGCCTGTCATGGCGGTGGGGGACCTTCTCTGTAGAGCTCAGACGCTCAGAATGTGCTTGAGGAAGGCTGCAGAGAGAGGAGGCACGAGGGGCTTCGGCAGGCCCTTGGGTAGTCCATGACTTTGGGTAGGCCAGACCCAGGACTCTCCACCCACCTAAGGGGCATCTCTCCTCGCTTCCTTACCTATACCTTCTGCTCTTCTGGCCCCTTACCTTCATAGTTGATGCAGCCGTTGAGGTCCTCATGTCCTGCCAGAACTGTCTCCACCTCTTCTTCAGTCATCTTCTCTCCTGGGCCCCAGACAGGCATCTTAacccctgccttccctccctcaccAGTTTGGCTATGCTCTTTGTCTGGTATCTCCGCTTTTCTCACCCTGGAGTCTCGCCTATAGCAACAGAATCCCAAAGAAATCCTCTCCTTGTAATGGAAATGCCTTGAATGTGTTCCTACATCTTGCTTTCCATTTCACCTGCATTAGCACTTAGTGAAAGTTTTGACagacaatgaaactgaattccAGAGGGTTAAGAGATGTACCAGATCACAGAGCACTAGCATCTCTTCCACAACAGACTCAGGTTTCCCACCTCATCCCCTTTTCTCTGCCCTTTGGGAGGCATTTGTGCCCCCTCACGACTTAGCCTCTGCAAGAGGAAACTCTTCAGATTCTGCCCCCAAGGCTCTGACCTTCACAGTCTCCTGCTCAACACCTACAGGACAGTAATCCCTCCCTGGCGCTGCTAACTTGGCTAACCTTCTTGCTCcactccctcctctcccccctTTGGGAGTTCTGGTCCCTGCCTTACCCAGGGTGGTGAGGACATGTCTGAGCTCTGCCCCCATGACTTTGCCGTTCCCCTCTTTGTCAAACACCCGAAGCCCCTCCAGGTAGTCCTGGTATGTGCCTTGGTCCCGGTTTTTGGCCACAGCCTGGAGCATGGGCAGGAAAGTCTTGAAGTCCACACGCCGAGATTTCAGCTCTGGAGGTTAGAGAGGTGGCGGAGACGTCACTGCGGTGTCACCTAGGATCTAGCGCCCACCCCTACCAAGAAGGCTTTCATCCAAGTCAACATTCAGGATGTTTTTCTAACCTGTATTTGACAGCTTTTGGAATCCTGAGATCTACCACAGCATCCTTTGTCACCTTACCAACATTTCTTGGTTTCACCACCAAACTGAGAACCCAACTTGTTACCAGGGGACCCTCACCATCACTCTTGGGGTTCCCCAGGACCCTGAGCACCTCGGCGTTGGTGGGGTTCTGGCCCAAAGCCCTCATCACGTCCCCACACTGGCCGTACAGGATCTTGCCATCCCCCACTCGGTCAAACAGCTCAAAGGCCTCCTTGAACTCTGAAGTATAAAGGAGAGGTCAGTATTGATCAGGGGTTCCCATCACCCTCAGACAGAAAGGAAGTTCAGAAACTGCTAAGGCTGGGCAACACAGGGGACACAAAGAGGACTAGTGTGGGCGGTTTCAAGGTTGGGACTGGAGTTAGGGGAACAGAAAGAGGATCCAACCAGGGTTTTGAGACTGGACAGTAGGGCTTAGGGGATCAGCTTCTCCTCACCCTCCAGCTGGTCCTTATTAAACTCGATCTGTGGAAGAAAAGAGCAGGTGAGAAGCATGACAGGGCTCACTCAATACCTCTGCAGCACTCCCCCCAACCAACTGAGAGCCACTTCCAGGAAGGGGCCCAAAGGGACCAGGCGGGGAGCCCAGCCACCTCAGTCCCATTCCCAGCTCTGGACCTTGGGAGAATCCCAAGAGGAGAAATTTTAGGGGGAGGGTTTCCTGGGAACAGGGTTAATCCCATGCCACCTGtttccctccctccagtgcctgaGCCCTGCATCCCTCACATAACTGGGGGCTGAACAAAGGCTAAATTTACCCCTGGCCCCCAGCTGTGATTGTCTAACAAGTCTGTCCTCTTCAGCCTTCCCTCCTGGGGTGCAGAGCTGTGGCCTTTAGAGTTAAACAGTCAACCACAGGCAGCAGCTCCCTCCTTCTACCCTGAAACTGTCCTCAGAACCCAGATGTTCCCCATCTCATAGTTCCCACCTCCAGCAGGAAGGTCAGTGaagttgtgtgtatatgtgcgtgCATACACGTGTGTTATAGGTTAGAGGGAGAGAACAACAAAGACAATAGCAAAGTCATAAGCCTGGGTGCTTCCAAATGGGGAACTAAGAGGAACCCCCAATATCATTCCAGTGCTAACTGATTCCCTACCTTCTAGATACCCCCTGATCCCCTAGGCTGTATCCCAACCCTTTCAAATTCTTTCTTCACTCACCACCACTTTAGAGAGATCAATGGGGGGCTCCTGGGTTTTCTCACGAGCTGGAGGGACAGCTGGTGCTGGCTCAGCCTTGGTCTTGGCTGGAGGGACCCCTGCTGCTGCCTTGGCAGCAGGTTTGGAGATAGAGGGCCCCGCTGGTTTCTTAACGGGAACATCCTTCTTGGGAGGCATGATGTCTGATGGTCAGAGGACAGTGTGCCGATGAGGACACCCATCTCTGTTTAAATAGCCAGGGAGTCTGGGATGTCAAGGGGCGGGGGCAGGGGCAAGAAGCCAGATGGCAGTGGGGAGTGTGAGATAGGAGAGATACGCTGGCCTGCCCTCACTCCCCTGGCCTCCAATGGTGCAGGACTCCTGTCCCAAGGTCTTCTCCCTTCTGTTCAGCCTGCCCCCAAAAATGGCTGGAACAATGGCCCTTTTAGGGGTGGGAGAGGAAGCCAGAGACTGCCCAGAATGGGGGAGTAAACCTTCCGTGTGAGGATAGGATGCTTGCCAATGACAGACACTGAAATAGGGGTGAGGCAAAGAAGGGGATCCAGGCATTGCAGGCCCTCAACCCCCAGACTCAGGGTAGCCCTTTTTTCTAGCAGGTTTAGACTCTTGAaggctgaggcagggaggggcctTGTGAACCGGGATCGTTAGAGTGAGGTCTAGGAGCAGGGAAAGGtgataaaaaaaacaagcagCCCTTCCACTCCCCCTGACCATGGACGAGGGGGGTGATGGCTGGCCCCACAGCCTAATGATCGCCACTAGTTATAGTGGCTGTCCTCCTCCCAGCCCAGAACTAGAACTGTGCACAATATACAGAAAGAATAGTTAGAGAAAAAGGAGTGTGATGCCCCCTCCACTGTCTCTTGTGCCCGGTGTTTTAGGCGTGGGGGTAGAGGCAAGGATCATGTTTAACAGTTACCACCCATACTCCCAAGGAAGGAACCGTTTTCCACAAGCCCATGGTCATTCAAGTCAAACAAAGGTAGGGTACCTGCTAAAGCTGCAGGTACACCTTGATGGCGTCTGAGAGAAGGGCAGGCCCTGAGAAGCTACGGACCTAAATTCCAAAATCGAATCCAAAAGGGTGTGGGCGGTTCTACGAACTCCAGAGTGCTCTACCCTAGCCAGCCAGATAATAAAAGCCAGGACTCAAGCCTGTTGGAGCGCCAGGGAGGGTTGGAGTTGCCGGTGGGGTAGAGGAGAGGGGGATGGGCTGCTGGCTACTTCTGTGGGGGAAGAGGGAGAGTATTTAGGAAACGTTCTGAAAAAGACAGTGATTCCACTTAGACGCTGGGTCTCCCACTCAACAAAACAAGTCTGAATATCACTGCAAATTGTCCCATCTTAGGAAATCAGACTCTTTCCTCCTGGTAGGAGTCCTACCGCGCCCGcatgcacacgcacgcacacgcacGCCTCCGCCTAGCCTACATGAACCCTTCTGGGGCGCCCGCACACTCACCCCGCGGCGTCCAAGCGAGGGGCGCAGGCGCGGGGCGGTCGGCCTGCATCCCCGCCTCGGGGCATGCCGGGAGTCGCAGTCCGCGCGCCCGCAGACTCACGGGAAACGACCACCCGGCGGGCACAGGACATTGGTAACTCAAGCTCCGTCAGCGCCTTTGTGCTGCAGCTTGAGGGGCAGTGAACAACGGCTCTGCCGCCCCGGCCTGAGACTGCGCGGGTTCTCCGGGCGCCCGCTTTCTTAGCCCCGGGATCCCCGTTTAGCGTGGCCTGGGATACTTTCCTGTATCCGTCAGGAAGAAAAGCCCGAGGCAGGAGAGGGCCGCCGCCCAGGCCCCGGTGGGAGTCTGACAGTAAGAGGCACCTGCTGCCCCTCCAGCTTTCTCTGCCGGTTGGTAGGGAGAACAGGCCATTGAGTTGCTGTGTTACTTggaaagtttttttaattttgtttttcatgagcTGGTAGTTGAAATAAATGTGGAAGAATTAGCTAATGTTGAGGAAATCTGAAGGAAGTACAGGAATTGAAATTAAGTCCGGTCACCTGCGTCAGCCTCTCCAAATTGAAGTCTTCACCATGCAGCCGGGGCGCAAATGCACCAAGCCCTGGACTGGGGGCTGGGCCCCTGCAGCCCTTCAGTCTGAGACACCTCTGACCAACACTGGGCATTTCATTATCACAGGCGTCTGCTAAAGGTCTCTGTGCTGGGAGGGAACCACCCGCCTTCGCTGCCCGCAGTAAATACCCCGTGGCGACCCTTGTTGCATGAGGCTAGGACTCTGAGCCCTAGGAGCCCTGGCAGACAGACGATTAGAGAAAACCCCTGCCCTTCAGGAGGGTGAGGCATAGTGAACTTTATAGGCAGTAAGTGACGTTTGCTGGTTGCAGAAATCTTGAAACAGTAGAAATGTCTTGGGTAACAGAAGTAACAACAATGAGAAGGTTGTTAGCAACTATTCCTGGAGGCCTCTGCAGAGCAAGACCTGCATGAGTGGCTAAGTATTTCAGGGAGGCAGCAAAGGGGTGCTTAAGTGTGTGATCTCAGACCAGCCAGCTTGGATTTGAATGCCGGGTATTTGTTGGTAACCTTTCTGTACCTTGGTCCCCCCATCTGTAAATTAAGGATAACAATGCCTTCCTCACGGGGGTGTAGGGAGGATTAGATAGGTTATTCTATTTAGGCACAGAGCAAGCAGTATATAAGTGTTTGTTAAAACAGATTTCCTTTAATCTTCCCAACATATGAGGTAGGCTGCATTTCCCCATTTTCCACCCATAAAAGGTCACTAGGCATGCAGGGATGGACACAAGGAGGAAAACATTTCTCATAAGGGTTTGGTTACAAGACTGGGGAGGGGTCACATCACGGATgcctttttgtctttttcatcaCGTACACAGAAGTTGATTTTGAAAAGTaacttctctgatttttttctcttcctttcctctgtttGTAGCCCTCTTCTGGCACTTTATCAAGCAGAAGCAGTTACGGCATCATCTGACTTCCTAGTATTTTTGTCTGCTTTCTAGAGAAGTAGGGCAAAGAGGAAAGATGAAGAACCTCGGTAAGCACAAGTGGGCAGAATGCCCTTCATTTTCCATGCTGTCCCTGTCTTTTCAGTCCTAAATAATGCTAACTGTACTGAACATGGTCTTAACAGCATGGGTGATTATACATCATGCATGTGCATTTTCTGTGACACATGcctatttctcttctcttccttccccatGTAGCATGTGACTTGTATGTTCTTAGGAattgtatattttttctaataatagtttcaacataaaataattaggaagtcagtgcaatccctgtcaatACTGaccgcattcttcaatgaactggaaaaaatagttctaaaattcatatggaaccacaaaagaccccgaatagccaaagcaatcctgagaaggaagaataaaactgaggggattacactccccaacttcaagctctactacaaagctgcagtaatcaagacaatttggtactggcacaagaacaggcccatagaccaatggaacagaatagagagtccagatattaacccaagcatatacggccaattaatatacgataaaggagccatgaatatacaatggggaaatgacagcctcttcaacagctggtgttggcaaaactggacagctatatgttaaagaatgaaactggattattgtttaaccccatacacaaaagtaaactcgaaatggatcaaagatttgaatgtaaatcatgaaaccattaaaactcttagaagaaaacataggcaaaaatctcttgaatataagcatgagcgactttttcatgaacatatctccccaggcaacagaaacaaaagcaaaaatgaaaaacttggactgtatcaaactaaa from Manis pentadactyla isolate mManPen7 chromosome 9, mManPen7.hap1, whole genome shotgun sequence includes the following:
- the MYL6 gene encoding myosin light polypeptide 6 isoform X1, yielding MDCGGPRPPRYYCAMICMSPGRSSHWLEFKEAFQLFDRTGDGKILYSQCGDVMRALGQNPTNAEVLKVLGNPKSDEMNVKVLDFEHFLPMLQTVAKNKDQGTYEDYVEGLRVFDKEGNGTVMGAEIRHVLVTLGEKMTEEEVEMLVAGHEDSNGCINYEELVRMVLNG
- the MYL6 gene encoding myosin light polypeptide 6 isoform X3: MCDFTEDQTAEFKEAFQLFDRTGDGKILYSQCGDVMRALGQNPTNAEVLKVLGNPKSDEMNVKVLDFEHFLPMLQTVAKNKDQGTYEDYVEGLRVFDKEGNGTVMGAEIRHVLVTLGEKMTEEEVEMLVAGHEDSNGCINYEELVRMVLNG
- the MYL6 gene encoding myosin light polypeptide 6 isoform X4 → MCDFTEDQTAEFKEAFQLFDRTGDGKILYSQCGDVMRALGQNPTNAEVLKVLGNPKSDEMNVKVLDFEHFLPMLQTVAKNKDQGTYEDYVEGLRVFDKEGNGTVMGAEIRHVLVTLGEKMTEEEVEMLVAGHEDSNGCINYEAFVRHILSG
- the MYL6 gene encoding myosin light polypeptide 6 isoform X2, coding for MDCGGPRPPRYYCAMICMSPGRSSHWLEFKEAFQLFDRTGDGKILYSQCGDVMRALGQNPTNAEVLKVLGNPKSDEMNVKVLDFEHFLPMLQTVAKNKDQGTYEDYVEGLRVFDKEGNGTVMGAEIRHVLVTLGEKMTEEEVEMLVAGHEDSNGCINYEAFVRHILSG
- the MYL6B gene encoding myosin light chain 6B, yielding MQADRPAPAPLAWTPRDIMPPKKDVPVKKPAGPSISKPAAKAAAGVPPAKTKAEPAPAVPPAREKTQEPPIDLSKVVIEFNKDQLEEFKEAFELFDRVGDGKILYGQCGDVMRALGQNPTNAEVLRVLGNPKSDELKSRRVDFKTFLPMLQAVAKNRDQGTYQDYLEGLRVFDKEGNGKVMGAELRHVLTTLGEKMTEEEVETVLAGHEDLNGCINYEAFLKHILSV